A single genomic interval of Dromiciops gliroides isolate mDroGli1 chromosome 1, mDroGli1.pri, whole genome shotgun sequence harbors:
- the LOC122736299 gene encoding cytochrome c oxidase subunit 6A1, mitochondrial-like — MTVTESGQLLLLLGQVWALAPARRLLSSSIHRKEGMGCLWKLLTFFVVLHRVAVSMLNAYLKSQKHHELPEFVPYPQLCIWTKPFPWGDGNHTLFHNHHINPLPTSYEDE; from the coding sequence ATGACTGTAACAGAGAGCGGtcagctgctgttgctgctgggCCAGGTCTGGGCCCTGGCCCCGGCACGGCGATTGCTGTCCAGCAGCATCCACAGAAAGGAGGGCATGGGCTGCCTGTGGAAGTTGCTGACCTTCTTTGTTGTGCTCCACAGGGTGGCAGTCAGCATGCTGAACGCCTATCTGAAGTCGCAGAAGCATCATGAACTTCCCGAATTTGTCCCTTACCCACAACTCTGCATCTGGACCAAGCCCTTTCCATGGGGAGATGGAAACCATACTCTGTTTCATAACCATCATATCAATCCTCTCCCAACCAGTTATGAGGATGAGTAA